A DNA window from Pongo abelii isolate AG06213 chromosome 2, NHGRI_mPonAbe1-v2.0_pri, whole genome shotgun sequence contains the following coding sequences:
- the LOC100445409 gene encoding olfactory receptor 5K4, with translation MAKENHSLAAEFIFIGFTNYPELKTLLFVVFSAIYLVTMVGNLGLVALIYVKHHLHTPMYIFLGNLALMDSCCSCAVTPKMLENFFSEDRIISLYECMAQFYFLCLAETTDCFLLAAMAYDRYVAICHPLQYHTMMSKTLCIRMTTGAFIAGNLHSMIHVGLLLRLTFCRSNKIDHFFCDILPLYRLSCTDPSINELMIYIFSIPIQIFTIATVLISYLCILLTVFKMKSKEGRGKAFSTCASHFLSVSIFYICLLMYIRPFEEGDKDIPVAIFYTIVIPLLNPFIYSLRNKEVINVLKKIMRNYNILKQTCSIAN, from the coding sequence ATGGCTAAGGAAAATCACTCCTTAGCAGCTGAGTTTATCTTCATAGGATTTACAAATTATCCAGAGCTGAAGACGCTTctgtttgtggtgttctctgccATCTATCTGGTCACCATGGTGGGGAATCTTGGTCTGGTGGCATTAATTTATGTAAAGCATCATCTTCACACACCAATGTACATCTTTCTGGGCAACCTGGCTCTGATGGATTCCTGCTGTTCCTGTGCTGTTACCCCCAAGATGTTAGAGAATTTCTTTTCTGAGGATAGAATTATTTCCCTGTATGAATGTATggcacaattttattttctctgtcttgCTGAAACCACAGACTGCTTTCTTCTGGCGGCAATGGCCTATGACCGCTATGTGGCCATATGCCACCCACTGCAGTACCACACCATGATGTCCAAGACGCTCTGCATTCGGATGACGACAGGTGCCTTCATAGCTGGAAACCTGCATTCCATGATTCATGTAGGGCTTCTATTAAGGTTAACTTTCTGCAGGTCTAATAAAATTGACCACTTTTTCTGTGATATTCTTCCACTGTATAGACTCTCCTGTACAGATCCTTCTATTAATGAACTAATGATATATATCTTTTCAATACCAATTCAAATCTTTACCATTGCTACTGTCTTGATCTCTTACCTCTGCATCCTTTTGactgttttcaaaatgaaatcCAAGGAGGGAAGAGGTAAAGCATTTTCTACCTGTGCATCccactttctctctgtctcaatattttacatttgtcttCTCATGTATATTCGACCATTTGAAGAAGGAGATAAAGATATACCAGTGGCAATATTTTATACAATAGTAATCCCATTACTAAACCCTTTTATTTATAGTCTGAGAAATAAGGAGGTGATAaatgttcttaaaaaaattatgaggAATTATAACATTCTTAAACAAACTTGCTCTATagcaaattga